From a single Rutidosis leptorrhynchoides isolate AG116_Rl617_1_P2 chromosome 5, CSIRO_AGI_Rlap_v1, whole genome shotgun sequence genomic region:
- the LOC139850476 gene encoding uncharacterized protein, producing the protein MNGKCHLHALYNPISSSYIFIKTIKSTMNNNQSASYQAGQAKGQAEEKGGQLMDKASNAAQSAQESAQQAGQQMKAGAQGAVDAAKDATGMNK; encoded by the exons ATGAATGGAAAATGTCATTTACATGCCTTATATAATCCTATCTCCTCTTCATACATTTTCATCAAAACAATAAAATCAACCATGAACAACAACCAAAGCGCAAGTTATCAAGCAGGCCAAGCCAAGGGCCAAGCCGAG GAGAAGGGTGGACAGCTGATGGACAAAGCTAGCAATGCAGCCCAATCTGCCCAAGAATCAGCTCAGCAG GCTGGACAGCAGATGAAGGCAGGTGCACAAGGAGCAGTAGATGCAGCCAAGGATGCAACTGGCATGAACAAATGA
- the LOC139846542 gene encoding S-adenosylmethionine decarboxylase proenzyme-like: protein MSMEITSAIGFEGYEKRLEITFSDLDFFVDPGHTGLRALTKEQLDEILTPAQCTIVSSLSNDLLDSYVLSESSLFVYPYKIILKTCGTTKLLLSIPPILELSSQLSLTVKSVRYTRGSFIFPGAQPFPHRNFTEEVAVLDSYFGKLGSGSKAYVMGGANQSQQWHVYSASVESTDHPVYTLEMCMTGLDNKCASVFFKTQSNSASVMTEVSGIGKILPESQICDFEFDPCGYSMNAIEQDAISTIHVTPEDGFSYASFEAVGYSFDSYTDLTRLVERVLGCFQPSGFSVSLHGSDLKDHRDLNVDAYTVNERSFENLGEGGSMMYYRFTKEVSCCGSPRSTLNSCWSEYEDDDVANR, encoded by the coding sequence ATGTCAATGGAAATCACATCTGCCATTGGATTCGAAGGGTACGAAAAGAGGCTCGAAATTACTTTTTCCGAccttgacttttttgttgaccctGGACACACAGGTCTCCGTGCGTTGACTAAGGAACAACTGGACGAAATTCTGACACCGGCTCAGTGCACCATTGTTTCCTCTTTATCGAACGACTTATTGGACTCGTACGTCCTTTCGGAATCAAGCCTCTTTGTATACCCATATAAGATCATTCTCAAAACATGTGGGACCACAAAGCTGCTCCTTTCGATTCCACCTATACTCGAATTATCTTCCCAACTCTCGCTCACCGTCAAATCTGTAAGGTACACTCGCGGAAGCTTTATATTCCCCGGTGCACAACCGTTTCCGCACCGTAACTTCACCGAAGAAGTTGCGGTTCTCGATAGTTACTTTGGGAAGCTTGGTTCGGGTAGCAAAGCTTACGTCATGGGTGGTGCTAACCAGAGTCAACAATGGCACGTTTATTCTGCTTCAGTTGAATCCACCGATCACCCTGTTTACACTCTCGAGATGTGCATGACAGGGTTGGATAACAAGTGTGCTTCAGTGTTTTTCAAGACTCAATCGAATTCTGCATCTGTGATGACTGAAGTTTCCGGTATCGGAAAAATTCTACCCGAATCCCAAATTTGCGATTTTGAATTCGACCCATGTGGGTACTCGATGAATGCAATTGAACAGGATGCGATTTCTACGATTCATGTAACACCTGAAGATGGGTTTAGTTATGCTAGCTTTGAAGCTGTGGGTTATTCGTTTGATTCTTATACGGATCTGACCCGTTTGGTTGAGAGGGTATTGGGTTGTTTCCAGCCAAGTGGGTTTTCTGTATCGCTCCATGGGTCTGACTTGAAGGATCACCGTGATCTGAATGTGGATGCGTACACTGTGAACGAAAGAAGCTTTGAAAACCTGGGTGAAGGTGGTTCGATGATGTATTATCGATTCACCAAGGAAGTTAGCTGCTGTGGGTCCCCCAGGTCCACTCTGAATAGCTGTTGGAGCGAGTATGAAGACGATGACGTGGCAAATAGATAa
- the LOC139848931 gene encoding uncharacterized protein: MCDKGTRIIIGWDPNVVNVMVVALTDQVMHCLLRTVQNDKRMFASFVYASNSYIKRRKLWSDLCMHKGFVGNHPWTILGDFNASLFVDESTSGSSRMTIAMREFKECLDEIQVTDLNYSGINFTWNQSPLENHGMLKKIDRVLVNEAFLTEYPNAYTIFQPYRISDHSPAVLKVPSIVSTRPKMFRFSNYIAENEKFRDCVADVWKEQIEGHVMYTIVRRLRLLKKPLRKLMWQKGNLHNNVIRLRDKLDNLQLQLDANPSSEEIRDAEIKTLKEYNDAIWDEERFLKQKSKVEWLQVGDSNSKYFHKVVKAKANRCRINAVTNNEGILVEGAAVPEVFIQHYSSFLGTSANGSPSHVDTGLFTSKLPQQMALDMVRPVTDAEIKEAMFGIGDDKA, from the coding sequence ATGTGTGATAAGGGTACGCGTATTATTATCGGATGGGATCCTAATGTTGTGAATGTCATGGTTGTGGCTCTTACTGATCAAGTTATGCATTGCCTTTTGCGTACGGTGCAAAATGATAAGCGAATGTTTGCATCGTTTGTGTATGCTTCTAATTCTTATATTAAACGTCGGAAGTTATGGAGCGATTTATGTATGCATAAAGGTTTTGTTGGGAATCACCCGTGGACTATCTTGGGGGACTTTAATGCGTCTTTGTTTGTTGATGAATCAACATCAGGAAGTTCAAGGATGACTATAGCTATGAGAGAATTCAAGGAGTGTTTGGATGAGATTCAAGTGACTGATCTGAATTACTCTGGTATTAATTTCACTTGGAACCAAAGTCCCCTGGAAAATCATGGTATGTTGAAGAAGATTGATAGGGTGCTCGTTAATGAGGCATTTTTGACAGAGTATCCAAATGCATATACGATTTTCCAACCATATAGGATCTCTGATCATAGTCCAGCAGTTCTCAAAGTTCCTTCGATTGTGAGTACGCGTCCAAAAATGTTTCGGTTCAGCAACTATATTGCTGAAAATGAGAAGTTTCGTGATTGTGTGGCTGATGTGTGGAAGGAACAGATAGAAGGTCATGTCATGTATACTATAGTTAGAAGATTACGTCTTCTTAAGAAACCGCTTCGTAAGTTGATGTGGCAAAAAGGTAATTTACATAATAATGTGATTCGTCTTCGAGACAAGTTAGATAATCTGCAACTCCAACTCGATGCTAACCCGTCTTCAGAGGAGATTAGGGACGCTGAAATTAAGACTCTTAAGGAATACAACGATGCCATTTGGGACGAAGAAAGGTTCCTTAAACAAAAGTCTAAAGTAGAATGGCTCCAagtgggtgatagtaattcgaagtATTTTCATAAGGTGGTCAAAGCGAAGGCGAATAGATGTAGAATTAATGCAGTGACCAACAATGAGGGTATTTTGGTGGAGGGAGCTGCGGTTCCAGAAGTATTTATACAACACTACTCGAGTTTTTTGGGTACCTCAGCGAATGGCAGTCCTTCTCATGTGGACACGGGGTTATTTACGTCTAAATTACCTCAACAAATGGCGTTAGATATGGTGCGTCCGGTAACAGATGCTGAAATAAAAGAGGCGATGTTTGGGATTGGGGATGATAAAGCGTAG
- the LOC139848932 gene encoding uncharacterized protein, translating to MDLERSSHRHSFRESSTVADLRNQSAWLWPSEWIEKYPMLSTVAFPDVTKQDQVCWKDFDGNFVQFTSKSAWETLRSHAPQVRWYHVIWFSKCIPRHAFIAWLLMNEKLKTHDKMRAWDLNGSNNGPLVCSLCKLQQDSHDHLFFECMYSNQVWHMIKRYITIPGISDKWKIIVERLIPFAQRKVARVMVTKILFSATVYYIWLERNSRLFKGEARDPKKLVDIIHGTVRLKLMSVKFKESQHVRNLKIAWQI from the coding sequence atggatttggagcgatcgtcacataggcACTCATTTAGGGAGTCTTCTACAGTTGCTGACCTTCGAAACCAGTCTGCATGGTTATGGCCATCGGAATGGATTGAGAAGTACCCGATGCTTTCAACAGTTGCATTCCCAGATGTTACAAAGCAAGATCAGGTATGTTGGAAAGATTTTGATGGTAATTTTGTACAATTTACTTCTAAAAGTGCTTGGGAAACTTTAAGATCTCATGCTCCTCAAGTGCGGTGGTATCATGTTATTTGGTTCTCAAAGTGTATCCCTCGGCACGCATTTATTGCTTGGTTGCTTATGAACGAGAAACTTAAGACTCACGATAAGATGCGTGCTTGGGATTTGAACGGTTCAAATAATGGCCCGTTAGTGTGCTCGTTATGTAAGTTGCAACAAGACTCGCACGATCATCTATTCTTTGAGTGTATGTACTCTAATCAAGTTTGGCATATGATTAAGAGGTACATTACTATTCCCGGTATTAGTGACAAGTGGAAGATCATAGTTGAAAGATTGATTCCGTTTGCTCAAAGGAAGGTAGCCCGAGTTATGGTGACAAAAATTCTCTTTAGTGCTACGGTATATTACATTTGGTTGGAGCGGAACTCAAGGTTGTTTAAAGGTGAAGCTCGTGATCCAAAGAAGCTTGTTGACATCATCCATGGTACGGTTCGTTTGAAGCTGATGTCGGTGAAGTTCAAGGAGTCGCAACACGTGAGGAACTTGAAGATAGCATGGCAAATTTAA
- the LOC139848933 gene encoding uncharacterized protein: protein MACMGFGKKWRKWILACLQSATISILINGSPTREFSIGRGVRQGDPLSPFLFILAAEGLNLITKVAVNKGLYKGVEIGQDKIVVSHLQYADDTMFFGDWSIMNARNLFNILKCFELASGLKVNFQKSRIYGVGVDSKEVEDLACRMGCQADKFPFIYIGLPIGAKMRKISNWAPVIDKFNNRLSDWKMRTLSFGGRLVLLKSVLSSLPLYYFTLFRAPPCVLKHLESTRWNFFWGGGGVSSSNKITWVKWDHTCLPYGEGGLNIGSLKGKNLALLGKSWWRFKIETNCLWTNIIRSIYGIDGGLSSRDGSTHLSTSGVWNNIIHAGLQIDELNISFVKSFKKSIGDGRSTLFWEEVWCGSEALKNVFPRIFRLEQDKNASIRDRVSAASISQHVTEVPVDFPQRSTVAAIQAAGIRVAGGAGGCNHASTADSDTGSIIFKWVLSRIPTGRTKTELVELENLIRTLSFDFNVRDSWKWSLSNNGFFTVKRLSTLIDAKVLTAPNQAPNKMLRNNLLPRKIEIFVWRVLKKRLPVRIELDKRGIDLHSVRCPICDNDLESVDHTLFNCSFTSDIWNRIFKWWDFGNFSPSNGPDSLHGKSSHVMSPLGSKIWQAVAWVTLYYLWKNRNLKAFQNKGTVFRGEWIRSPTGRTLSELQDLSSRIASYGFNNSGRDSCSWILSHNGIFTVKSLSHLIDCQLLGEYINNNETMRNKLVPKKLEILCLEGDSKTFAR, encoded by the exons ATGGCGTGTATGGGGTTTGGGAAAAAATGGAGAAAGTGGATTCTTGCATGTTTACAATCGGCTACCATCTCTATTCTCATTAATGGGTCACCAACTCGTGAATTCTCGATCGGAAGAGGTGTTAGACAAGGAGATCCATTATCTCCTTTTCTCTTTATACTTGCTGCGGAAGGTCTTAATCTAATCACTAAAGTCGCGGTTAACAAAGGTCTTTACAAAGGTGTTGAAATTGGTCAAGATAAGATCGTAGTTTCCCATTTACAATACGCGGATGACACGATGTTCTTCGGTGATTGGTCCATCATGAATGCAAGGAATCTTTTCAACATCCTAAAATGTTTTGAACTCGCATCCGGATTAAAAGTCAATTTTCAAAAAAGTCGAATTTATGGTGTAGGTGTTGATTCGAAGGAAGTTGAAGATTTAGCATGTCGTATGGGATGTCAAGCCGATAAATTTCCTTTCATCTACATTGGTCTTCCCATCGGTGCAAAGATGAGGAAAATTAGCAATTGGGCTCCGGTGATCGATAAATTTAATAATAGATTGTCGGATTGGAAAATGAGAACATTATCCTTTGGTGGACGACTAGTTCTTCTTAAATCGGTACTAAGTAGTCTTCCCTTGTATTACTTCACGCTTTTTCGTGCCCCGCCTTGTGTCCTTAAACATCTTGAGAGTACTAGATGGAATTTTTTTTGGGGGGGTGGGGGTGTTTCGAGTTCCAATAAAATTACTTGGGTTAAGTGGGATCACACTTGCTTACCTTACGGGGAGGGTGGCTTAAATATTGGTTCGTTAAAAGGCAAAAACCTTGCTCTTTTGGGCAAAtcgtggtggaggtttaaaattgAAACCAATTGTCTTTGGACCAATATCATTCGTAGTATCTATGGAATTGACGGTGGCTTGAGTTCAAGGGATGGGTCCACTCATCTTTCGACCTCGGGCGTTTGGAATAACATAATTCATGCAGGTCTCCAAATTGACGAACTTAACATCTCTTTTGTGAAATCCTTTAAGAAATCTATAGGTGATGGAAGGTCTACGTTATTTTGGGAAGAGGTTTGGTGTGGCTCGGAGGCTCTCAAAAATGTTTTCCCAAGGATTTTTAGGTTGGAACAAGACAAAAATGCTTCGATAAGAGATCGTGTTTCAGCAGCATCAATTAGTCAGCACGTCACAGAGGTACCAGTCGACTTTCCACAAAGATCTACGGTAGCAGCGATTCAGGCAGCAGGCATTCGGGTAGCAGGCGGAGCAG GTGGTTGCAATCATGCGAGTACAGCAGACTCAGACACAGGTTCGATCATATTTAAATGGGTTTTGTCTCGAATTCCAACGGGTCGCACAAAAACTGAATTGGTGGAATTAGAGAACTTGATCCGCACCCTTTCGTTTGATTTTAATGTCCGAGATTCATGGAAGTGGTCACTATCGAATAATGGGTTTTTCACGGTTAAAAGACTTTCTACTCTCATAGATGCTAAGGTGCTTACTGCTCCTAATCAAGCACCGAACAAAATGTTGAGAAACAATTTACTTCCTAGAAAAATTGAGATTTTCGTGTGGCGTGTGTTGAAGAAAAGGTTACCGGTTCGGATCGAACTCGACAAAAGAGGCATCGATCTTCATAGCGTTCGTTGCCCGATTTGTGATAACGATCTTGAATCGGTTGACCACACACTCTTTAATTGCTCTTTCACTAGTGATATTTGGAATCGGATATTTAAATGGTGGGATTTCGGCAATTTTTCACCATCAAATGGCCCGGACTCGTTACATGGAAAATCATCGCATGTCATGTCTCCACTTGGATCCAAAATTTGGCAAGCCGTCGCATGGGTAACTCTATACTACCTTTGGAAGAATAGAAATTTGAAGGCTTTTCAAAATAAAG GCACTGTTTTTAGGGGTGAATGGATTCGTTCTCCAACTGGCAGGACACTCAGCGAGCTACAGGACCTCTCCAGTCGCATAGCAAGTTACGGGTTCAACAACTCAGGGAGGGACTCGTGTTCTTGGATCCTTTCCCATAACGGTATCTTCACTGTTAAATCTTTATCCCATCTTATCGATTGCCAATTACTTGGTGAATACATAAACAACAATGAAACAATGAGGAACAAATTAGTTCCAAAAAAGCTAGAGATACTTTGTTTGGAGGGCGACTCTAAAACGTTTGCCCGTTAG